A single genomic interval of Bacillus smithii harbors:
- the copZ gene encoding copper chaperone CopZ produces MDITLNVEGMTCGHCKMAVTNALKELEGVKNVDVHLKEGTVEVVFDETKVSVEKMKEAIEDQGYDVK; encoded by the coding sequence ATGGACATTACATTAAACGTAGAAGGAATGACTTGCGGACACTGCAAAATGGCCGTAACAAATGCTCTTAAAGAGCTGGAAGGTGTGAAAAATGTAGATGTGCATCTAAAAGAAGGCACTGTGGAAGTAGTTTTTGATGAGACAAAAGTCAGTGTAGAAAAAATGAAAGAAGCGATCGAGGATCAAGGTTACGATGTGAAATAA
- a CDS encoding SDR family oxidoreductase, with protein sequence MKVLIAGANGHTGRLIVELLGKSKHEAYAMIRDESQAENLKQLGAKEAIVADLEKDLTHAVKGMDAVIFAAGSGSKTGPDKTISVDQEGAKRLVDAAKKEGISHFIMLSSYGAGVPDALPNLELYLKAKGEADRYLQESGLTYTIVRPGWLSFDPPTGKVEIADHFESVEGRNIPRGDVAKVIVSCLDLENAKNKTFELLAGDQSIEDALRTL encoded by the coding sequence ATGAAAGTCCTTATTGCAGGTGCAAATGGTCATACAGGTCGATTGATCGTGGAGCTGCTTGGAAAAAGCAAACATGAAGCGTATGCGATGATTCGAGATGAATCTCAAGCAGAAAATTTGAAACAACTTGGTGCAAAGGAAGCAATCGTAGCTGATTTGGAAAAAGATTTGACTCATGCTGTAAAAGGGATGGATGCTGTAATATTCGCAGCTGGTTCCGGCTCCAAAACAGGTCCGGATAAAACCATTTCAGTCGACCAAGAAGGAGCAAAACGCCTGGTTGACGCTGCGAAAAAAGAAGGTATTTCCCATTTTATCATGCTCAGTTCTTATGGAGCCGGTGTTCCGGATGCTTTGCCGAATTTGGAACTTTATTTGAAAGCAAAAGGGGAAGCTGATCGATACTTACAAGAGAGTGGATTAACATATACGATTGTCCGACCAGGTTGGCTAAGTTTTGATCCACCTACGGGAAAAGTCGAAATAGCTGATCATTTTGAAAGTGTGGAAGGACGGAATATTCCACGAGGTGACGTAGCTAAAGTGATTGTCTCTTGTCTTGATTTGGAAAATGCCAAAAATAAAACGTTCGAGCTTCTAGCAGGTGATCAATCCATAGAGGATGCACTCCGTACGTTATAA